The Muribaculum intestinale genome includes the window CGTACGACTTGCCACACGCCACAGGGTTACGTTTACCCCTCTGCCAAAGACTCAGGCCGTAAAGCGCGATCTCGCTCTGCTTCTCGACAAGTCGGTGACTATGGCGCAGGTCGAGAAAACCGTGCGCGACAGCGAGCGTAAACTTCTGCGCGATGTCGCACTCTTCGACGTATACGAGGGTAAGAATCTTGAGCCCGGCAAGAAGAGCTATGCAATAACCGTCACTCTGCAGGACAACGAAAAGACTCTTCAGGACAAGCAGATTGATGCCGTAATGCAGAAAATTGTCACCAACCTCACCAAGCAGTTCGGCGCGTCGCTCCGATAAGACACCATTAATAAATAATATAATTAACAACATACACCTACTATGGGAAGAGCTTTTGAATACCGCAAAGCAAGAAAACTGAAACGCTGGGGCAATATGTCGCGTACATTTACCCGCATAGGCAAGGAAATCACCATCGCTGCCAAGGCCGGCGGGCCCGATCCATCCACCAATCCGCGTCTGCGCGCGCTCATGCAGAACGCCAAGGCCGCCAATATGCCCAAGGACACTGTAGAACGCGCTATCAAGAAGGCTACCGACAAGGATGCCGGCGACTACAAGGAAATAACATATGAAGGATACGGCCCCCACGGTATCGCCATATTCGTAGAGGCAGCTACCGACAACAATACCCGTACCGTGGCCAACGTACGCTCATACTTTACCAAGCATGGCGGCAGCCTCGGCACACAGGGCTCGCTTACTTTCCTTTTCGACCATAAGAGCGTATTCAAGATTAAGCCCAAAGAGGGTGTCGGCCTTGAGGATCTTGAGCTTGAGCTCATCGACTATGGTGTAGACGAACTTGAGGATATTGTCGATGACGAGACCGGCGACGAGCAGGTAATCCTCTATGGAGCGTTTGAGGAATATGCCAACATCCAGAAGTATCTTGAGGACAATGGATTTGAAATCATATCATCGGAGTTTGAGCGTATCCCCAACGACCTTAAGGATGTAACCCCCGAGCAGCGTGCGGCTATCGAGAAACTGCTTGAACGCATTGAGGAGGACGAGGATGTACAGAATGTATTCCACAACATGCGCGAGGAGGCCGAATAAGCCGATACTGACCGAATAAACAGAGAATTAGCCATACATCGGATGACAGCATGCATGCTACCTGCCTGCCGCTGTCATCCTTTATTATAGATATACATGCATAACAGTATTGACAGGAATATGGAGTTTGATATTGACGACATGCGCGAGTTTCTTGAGCGAGAGGCCGCGTTGATCAACCGGCCGGAATTTATCAGCGACGACCCGGTGCAGTTTCCCCGTCGCTTTGAGTCGCTTGCCGATATAGAGATCGTGGCCCTCCTTTCCTCGGCCATAGCTTGGGGCAACCGCAAGATGATATGCCGCGACGCCGACCGCATGCTTGCCCTGATGGAGCATCAGCCTTACAGATATATGATGGAGCGAGGCTACGAGGATCTTGACCCGGATATGAATATACATCGTACTTTTTTTGCACGCAATCTTTCCAACTTCCTGTCGGGTATACGCGGCATATATGTGCGTCATGGTTCGTTGGCCGATTTCGCCCGCGCCCACAGGGTAGGGGAGGACGTGGCGCCGGCGTGGCGGCTTGTCGAACTCGTCAACGCCGAGCTCGACAAGGCTACTGATGGAATACACGACTCACGCTGTCTCCCCGGCAATCTTGCAGTTACTGCGCTAAAGCGTGTCAACATGGCTCTGCGATGGCTTGTGCGCGACGACGGCATCGTCGACATGGGCGTATGGAAAGGCGTCATTGACAAATCGCGTCTATACATACCCCTTGATGTGCATGTGGGCAACACGGCCCGATCGCTCGGACTTCTTGAACGTCGAGGCAACGACCGACGTGCCGTAGAGCAGCTTACCGGCGTGCTGCGCACTATGCGTCCCGCCGATCCGGTCTACTATGATTATGCCCTATTTGGCATAGGAGTTACCGGCAAGCAGCTTGACTGACATAAGAGCATGTTAAGAAACTGTTTAAAATTCATATTACTATGCTTTTGAGAGTCTTGTCGGTGTCTTTTCGCTTATTCTTCGGTCATGTAGCTGCGGCTACACTCCCTCATCACAAGCAAAAATCCATCAGACAATCCTTCTCAAAATCGGTATCATATAAATTTAAACAGTTTCTTAAAAATTGACTATATTTTTTAAACATGCTCTTAGTATATACAAATCATTGAATTATTTGGCGTCAATTATTTAACTATGGTTGCATATACGGAATGATTGTTGTAAATTTGTAAAAATAGTGAATAACATTATACCAATCGGTGCAAATTATATAAATAAATCACATTTATTGTATGAAAAAAGTTTACCACAAGTTTATGTCGCTCTTAGTCGTGCTGGTTGCAGCGCTACAGGCCAATGCCGGCACATGGAGCTACGACTGGCCCATATCGGCTACAAAAGATAAGGAAGCCGGATTCTATAATTTGGGCAGTGATAAGACTCTTACTACACAGACTCGTATCTTGAAGGAGCGTGAATGGACTATTAATGTGCCGGAAGGATGTTATCTTGGGTTCACTACTACATCCGGACAAATAGTAGGTAAAGTTGAGAGTGGAGTTCTCCCTGTTGATGGGTTCAATCTTGTTTCCGGCTCTTTTGAGGGGAAAATCAAGCGAGTGTCTGTTCAATCAAGAGTTGTGGCTTCCGTAGCGGAAGTGACTGTCAGTGTCAATGGCAAAGCGTATACCGCATCAGAAACACCGTCTTCTATCGCAGGGGATAAGCTGGTTGAGCACACATTTACCTCCGATGATATCCAGGAGGGTGAGATAAAGATGGAGTTCTCGCAGACCGGAGCGTCAAAACCATTCTACATAAAAAAAATCGAAGTAGAATGGGAGGAAGAGGCACCCGCGTTTGAGGCACCCGTACTATCGGTGGCCGCAGGCACTTACGATGAGGCCCAGACTGTCAGCATCACTGCTCCGGAAGGATGTGAGATTGTGTATACTACCGACGGAAGCAATCCGCGTGCATCTGAGACTGCGATTATATACAGCGCTCCGTTCACTGTCGCCGAAACCACTACTGTAAAGGCGGTTGCCCGCAAGGAGGGCGTTTACGGAGCTGTTGCTACAGTGCAGTATGTAATTCGCAAGGATCCCGGTATCAGCTTTGAGAAGAGCGAGCTTACCGTAGAGTGGCCCGACGATGCCGCCGGTGTTTATCTCAACAATCCCAATCGTGTGAGTGTCAGCTACCAATGTGACGACAATGCTGTGGCTTATGTCGACAAGACCGGCTGGATAACAACTGTAGAGAAAGGCGAGACTACCGTTCGCGCCATCTTTACAGGTGATGACACTTATTATCCGGCTGAGGCTTCCTACAGACTTTATGTAGTGGCCAAGCCTCCGATGGATGCGCCGGCGATTACTCCCGACGGAGGTGTATTTGATGAGGAAGTGACTGTTACTTTCACAGCCACCGACGAGCGTGCCCGTACTATATGGTATGTAATAGGAGACGCAGAGCCTGAAGTCGACCAGTGGGGACTGCTCCAGGAATTTGAAATCAACCATGAACCCGCTATGACCAAGACATTTACAGAGAGCACCACTATATGGGTGCAGGCTGTAGGTGATAACATATGGAGCGATGTGAAGAAAGCAACGTTTACTGTAAATCAGAAGCTGGCTGCGAAATTCACTGCCGCACAGACCGAGGTAAGCGTAGCCTCATGGCATTTTGACTCCGAGGATGAAATGTCGGACTGGACAGTGACCAAAGACACCCAATGGACAATGACTGCAAGCGATTACAGCTATACCGTGCCGGCGTTTACTTCGGTAAATCCGTCAAGCAAGTATTCTCTGTATCATCCATATGACCGCAACTATGTGTCGGATGCCGCATATACTCCCGAGATGGTTATTCCCGAGAACGCCAAGGTGCGTTTCTGGGCTGTGTTCAATCCAGTGTGGATATACGACGCCAACCTTCAGCTCATAGTTGTTGAGGGCGGAAGCAACGGGACTGTCGTATGGGATGCATTCCGCGTATCGCAGGAGGCTGCTATTGATGATGCAAAATGGACACAATATACTGTAGACCTGTCGGCTTTTGCCGGAAAGACCGTAGAACTCGCATTCCTTTATCAGGGCACATATGGCGAGGCCGTGATGATTGATGACATGGAAATCGTCACAGCCAATACCGGCGATGATGCTGTGGCATCAATTGTCACAGGCGAGCAGATTGACTTTGTAGACCTTTCGAGAGGTTATCCGGTGGCTTGGGAATGGAGTTTCCCGGGTGCCGAGACTGAGACCTCTGTGGAGCAGAATCCTACTGTTGTTTACAGCAATGCCGGCAGCTATGATGTGACCCTCACAGTCACCAACGAGAAAGGTGAGAAGAATACTGTCACCCGCAAGAACTTTATCAACGTGCGTGGCATTCCTCCGACGGCAGTAATCGGTGTGCCTGCTCAGGCTTACTATTCTCCTGAGGCCGCATTGGTGGTGCCCGTGGGTGTCGACCTTACATTCACCGACCTTACAGAAGGAAAGGTTGACAGCCGCGAATGGAAGATAGAGGGGGCCGACATCACAACCTCAGCCGACAAAGAGGTGACATTCCGCTATACACAGGCCGGTGTCTACGATCTCGACCTTACCGTAAAAAATTCGGTAGGAGAGTCCACCACATATCTCTATCAGATAAAGGCCGGGCAGGAGGCTAACGTATGGAACATCGCCGCATCAGAGAATCCCGACCTTACCAGTATCGCTCTTGGATGGTACGGATATTATGGTGGCACCAACTGGCTTGACATGCCGGCGTTTGCCGAGAAGTTTGCCAAGCCTCTCGCTCCGGCCGAGATATCATCGGTAAATGTCTACTTCGCCAAGGCTACTGTAGCGTCGGCTGATGCTCCGGTAGTTGTTTCAATAGCCAAGGCCGAGGACGGTCTGCCCGGTGAGGTCATCGCAACTTCACAGCTTAAGGCTTCGGAACTTGTCGACGCCTCTGAGACATACAATGATCCTACAGTGTTCATGTTTGAGTCTCCCGTACGTGTCGAGACTGAATTCTTTATTACCATCGGTGAATTCCCCAATGAGGATGGCGACGATATCGCCATGTATCTTGCACGCCGCAATATGGGCGACCGCAATACAGCTTTCCATCAGCTTGAGGTACTTGACGACAGCTACCGTCCCACCGGAGAGCGCGAATGGGTTGAAAACACCGACGAGGGTGGTATTTCATTTGCCATCTCGCCGCGACTCACCTACATCGGCGGTACATCGGGCATAGATTCTGTCGATGGAGCTTATGACCCTGAGGCTCCTGCCGAGTACTACAATCTGCAGGGTATCCGCATACCCTCCGACCGTGTGGTGCCGGGTATATATGTAGTGCGCCAGGGCGGCACTACAAGAAAGGTACTTGTGAAGTAACGCCAACACTTGGTTCTTGAATACGACGCGCCGCAGTCCGGTCATGGGTTGCGGCGCGTCTCGCATCTTTTTGGCTCGGTTTTTGTTATCTCTTTTGATGGGACTATTGTGCGGCAGCTGATATTCTGCCTTGGCATATCTCCCGCAAACTACGAAATCATACATATGGCTACAACACCACAACAATATATCCAACGTATTGACAGCTGCATAGGCGAACGCAGACTCAGGGATGCCTTTGTACAGTTACGCGCTTTGGCTGCTCTTGCCTCCGACTGGCGCATCACCGAGGATATCGACCGTCTGGAACAGACCTACCGGATGATGCTTGATTATGCGGCAAACGGGCAGTCGGACCCTGGACGTGACGACCTTTACACCTCGATAGTGGCAGGGATACGCTGTATAGCAGACCGTGCGCGCTATCGTATTGAGCGACGCGATTCACCGACTATGTATTACTCGACATTGCGGTATGAGGCTCTTCAGAAGGGTGACACCATGCAGGGGCTGCTTGACCGTTATCTGTCGCTGTCCGACCGTCATTCGGCGTTTAATGCCATACTCGGTAGAGGGGAGGCTGACAAAAAGTCAGATGCCAGGGAGCGTGAGTCTTTGGAGCGGCGTATTTTCATGCGGCTGTGGGTCGCATTCCCGATGTCGGCCGAACTTTCCTCTCAGCTTAAGGATGTATTTGTATCTGCCGCCTATAGCGATGATTTCAAGTCGTTGCTCATTTCATCCCTGCTGCTCGGACTCCTTGAGCATTACGACGAGCGACGTCTGATGCTCTTGCTTGACGTGTATGCATCCAGCCCCTCGGGACGCCTTGCCATGCAGGCTCTGTGCGGAGCTCTCATGGCCATGTATATATGTCGGAAATCAGTTGATGTGACACGTCTGAAACCACGGATAGAAGCTCTCCGCGACACCACTGTTTGGACGTCCGATGTGCAAAAGGTATTCATGCAGTTTATACGCTCGCGCGATACCGACAGAGTATCACATACTATTAATGACGATCTCATACCTCGTCTTAAGAAGTTGCGTCCCGATATGCTTAAACTCGACATGGATGCATCGTCGATTGACGACCTGCAGGAATTGTTGTCGGACAATCCGGAATGGAACGACATGCTCCGCGACAGCGGGGTGGCCGACAAACTCAAGGAACTGATGAAGATGCAGGAGGAGGGTGCCGACGTGATGATGCCTACGTTTGCCCAGTTGAAGACTTTCCCCTTTTTCCACGAACCGGCCAACTGGTTTATGCCTTTCCGTGCCGACCACACATCGATAACCGACGCTCTCGGCGATGAGGCTGCGAAAATCGGTGGTCTGATTGCCGCCGCACCGTTTCTGTGTGACGGCGACAAGTATTCGTTCTGTCTGGCACTGGCTGTAGCTCCGCAGGCTCAGCGGCGTATGATGTTGTCGCAGATAAATCCCGAGGTGCTTTCCGAACTGGAGATGCGCCAGGCCACTCTTGATGCGTCCGGCGATGCTTCGGCTCGCGACACTGCCGCCGGCAAATATGTGCAGGGGTTATATCGATTCTTCAAGCTGTTTCGGCGCAAGGGGGAGTTTGCCGATCCGTTTGCCCGTCCGCTCAATCTGCTTGCATTGCCGTTGCTTGAGAAAGATCTACATTCGCCCGAGACACTGAGTGCGGTGGGCGAGTTTTACTTCCAGCGCGGATATTATGAGGATGCAGCAGAAGTGTTGGAGATGCGTGTCGGCTCAGGCCCTGTCGATGCCCAGATGTTTCAGAAACTTGGCTATGCCTATCAGCAGACCGGTAGGCTGGATGAGGCTCTCCGCAATTATTCGCAGGCCGAGCTGCTCAATGCCGATAGCCTGTGGACACGTCGCCGGCTTGGCGCCGTGTGCCGTCTGCTCGGTCGCACGGAGGAAGCCCTCGAGCATTTCCGCATTGCCGAGAAGGCCCGTCCCGACGATGCCTCGATTGCGCTCAACATCGGACACTGTCTTGTGGAGCTCGGTCGCCACAAGGAGGCCCTCAACTATTTCTTCAAGGCAGAATTCATGGGTAAGAAACCGGAGCGTGCGGTGCGTCCTTTGGCCTGGGCACTGCTCCTTACGGGCGACACTGCCCGTGCCCGTGAATATTATTCGCGCCTCATCGCTTCACTGCCCACCTATGCCGACTATCTCAATGCCGGATACGCTGCCATGCTCGACAATGACATGCCCGAGGCTATCAGGCTTTTCTCTATGTCGGCCGACAGTTTCGACGGCGATTTTACCGGATGGCTCGACCGTTTCCGCTCCTCGCTTCCCTCTCTCTACCCCCTTGGCTTCGACCCGCTGCTTCCGCCTCTCATTGTTGACACACTCCTCTACCGTCATTCGTAATTTCGGGAGACATTGCAGAATTAAAATAAATTTTCTACGTTAGATAATAAAAACGGGGCATGAGTGTCCCGTTTTTTATTATCTTTGCATAGTTTACCGTTAATGAAAGATATATATATAATATAATGTTCAGCAAAGAAACATATACAGAACGGCGCCGCAGACTTGCCGAAAAGGTGGGCGGCGGGCTGATACTGCTGCTTGGCAATGATGAGTCGGGCCGCAATTTCGAGGATGCGCCTTATCCTTATCGTCAGGATTCGACATTTCTCTATTATTTCGGACTACCATATGCAGGGCTTAACGCAGTAATCGATGCCGACAGCGGCGAGTCGATACTGTTTGGCGATGAGCTGTCGATTGACCATATAGTGTGGATGGGAACACAGCCTACGCTCCATGAGAAGGCCCATAATGTGGGTGTGGAGCATGTAATGACTTCCGACAGTCTGCGCGGTGTGCTTGACGCTGCGCGCAAGGCCGGGCGGACGATACATACGCTGCCGGAATACCGGTCGGAGCATACATTAAAGCTGTGGCGTCTGCTCGACCTTAAGCCCGGTGACCATAAGGCGTCGGTAGACCTTATACGTGCCATAGTGGATCAGCGTAACCATAAGAGCGATGAGGAAATCGAGGAGATAGAACGTGCCTGCAATGTGACCGCCGACATGCATATCGAGGCTATACGCTGTGTGCGCCCCGGCATGTATGAGTATGAGGTGATGGCAGCGCTTGAGAGAGTGGCTGCAGCCAACAATTGTACGCTGTCGTTCAACACCATATGTACCATCAACGGGCAGACTCTGCATAATCCCTATCATGGTAATCTGATAAAGCCCGGCGACATGGTGCTGGTGGATGCCGGCGCCGAGACCCAGATGGGCTATGCCGGAGATATGACTTCGACCATACCGGCCGACCGCAGGTTTACCCCGCGTCAGAAAGCGGTGTACGACGTGCAGGTGGCCGCACATCAGGCTGCGGTGGAGATGCTGCGTCCTGGAGTGCCGTTTATCGATGTACACAACCGTGCGGCTGAGGTCGTGGCGCAGGGGATGAGAGAGCTTGGAATGCTGAGTTGTTCTGCGCAGGATGCCGTTGAAAGCGGTGCATATGCGCTGTTTTTCCAGACCGGTCTCGGGCATCTTATGGGACTTGACGATCATGATATGGAAAATCTCGGCGAGGTGTGGGTAGGCTACGACGGAAAGCCGAAGTCGACACAGTTTGGCCGCAAGTCGTTGCGTCTGGCTCGTCCGCTTGAGCCTGGCATGGTGCATACCATCGAGCCCGGGGTATATTTTATTCCTGAACTTATCGACCTCTGGAAGAAGGAGGGCCGGTTTGCCGACCAGATAGTCTACTCCGAGGTAGAGAAATGGCGCGACTGGGGCGGTGTGCGAAACGAGGAGGATTTCCTCATTACCGATACCGGTGCCCGCCGTCTTGGCAAGAAAATCCCTCTTACAACCGATGAGGTCGAGGCGATGAGATAAATTTGACACTCTCTTAGGCTCTGTTCCCCGGTGTTGACAGATACTGGGGAGCGGGAGTTTAAGAGCTTGTTTAATAATAAATGTTGCCGTTAGGGTCGTATAGCTTGAGTCGATTTTCGACATGTGACGAAGGAGTGTACTTTATGTACATGACTGAGGAGCAAGGCGAAAAGCTGCCAAGATATACGAGACAAAAGGTAACTTTATTACCTAATACAATCTCTTGCCTGCTTGTAAGATAAATGCAAAAATATATCAACGATATAACACAAATTACCTCCTGTCGGTCATTCGCCGGCATATTTCCGCCCGTTCTTCGGTCGTTATGGGACCCCATAACTCCCTCATCACAAGCGAAAATCTGCTCGCCGACTGACCGCCCTGACGGTAACATTTATTATTAAACAAGCTCTTAATGTGGAGATGTACGGGTATGTCAGAGGTATTGTACCGTATCTCCATATGCAACCGGTTGATTTGTATATGTATGTTGTAAAGAATAATAGACTATTTCCATGATTACATTTCTTTTGTGTCTGTCTGCGTTGATTGGAGCGTATTTTGTTTATGGAAAATATCTTGACCGACAGGCAGGTATTGACAGAGAGAAGCCGACTCCGGCTCGGCGTATGGCCGACGGTGTGGACTATATACGTATGCCACGCTGGCGTACTTTTCTGATTCAGCTCCTCAATATAGCCGGAACCGGACCTATATTCGGTGCCATACTTGGCGCGTGTTTCGGTCCGGTGGCTTTCATCTGGATTACTCTCGGCGGAATATTTTTCGGCGCTATGCACGACTATATGTCGGGGATGATGATTGTAAGAGGGGACGGGCGTAGTCTGCCCGAAATCATAGGAAGGTATCTCGGACCCGGAGTGCGGGATTTCGTGCGCGTATTCTCGATATTCCTGATGGTGCTGGTCGGCGCGGTGTTTCTGCTCAGTCCGGCGCAGTTGTTGGGTACTCTTGTCCCTTCTGTGCCACAGACATGGTGGGTAGGCATAATCCTGGTGTATTATGTAGTGGCTACCATGTTGCCGGTCGATAAGGTGATAGGCAAACTGTATCCTATATTCGGGGCCGCGCTTATAATGATGGCTCTCGGATTGCTCGGTGCTCTGCTTGTAGGGGACTATGGCATACCGGAGATGACCACATTTCACAATTATCAGCTCGATCCGCATGCTTTGCCGATAATCCCGGCTATGTTTATCACAATAGCGTGTGGGGCGATTTCCGGCTTCCATGCTACGCAGTCGCCTATGATGGCGCGCTGTGTTGGGAATGAAAAAGAGTGCAGAATGGTATTTTACGGAGCCATGATTTCCGAGAGTGTCATTGCGCTTATATGGGCGGCAGTGGCAATGGCTTTCTTCGGGGGAGCCGGTTCCCTGAGCCGGATTATGGCGGAGAACGGCAATAATCCGGCTTGGGCGGTCGATGTGACTTCGCGCGGTACACTCGGTGCGATCGGCAGTGTGCTCGCTATGCTCGGTGTAGTGGCTGCGCCCATCACATCGGGTGATACGGCTTTTCGTTCGGCACGCCTGATGATTGCCGATATATTCAATATCGACCAGCGGCCTCTTGTCAGGCGCTTTATGATTTGCCTGCCATTGTTTGCAGTAGGATTCGGCATAACTTTGGTCGACTTCGGTGTATTGTGGCGTTACTTCGCATGGGCCAACCAGACACTCGGCACTATAGTACTGTGGAGTATAGTGGTATGGCTTGCGTCGAGAGGTCGTAATTATGTAGTCGCCATGGTGCCTGCGGTCTGCATGACATATGTCATCACCTCGTTTATGTTTATCGGTGAGCAGTTCTTAGGTATGCAGAACCGGGTGGCGGCTTATGCGCTGGCCGGAGTGGCCACCTTGCTGATTGCCGCGGTGGTGATAAAGCGGATTCTCCCTTATCTGTCGAAAAAACGAGACCTTATAGTTGATTGACAGAGATATATGGTGAAGGTGGCTCAGGATTCTCCCCATCGGTGGCGCAGCGGGTATCTCTCGGGGTGTATTAGCAGGCGCAGTGAGGTCGGATAGGTGAAGTAGGCCCAGATCCAGTTGACAAGCACAGCTACTTTGTTGCGCATGCCAAGAATCGATATTAGATGCACGAACATCCATGCCATCCATGCCGGCCATCCTTTCAGGTGCAAGCGTTTCAAATCGGCTACAGCCCGGCCTCGGCCTATTGTTGCCATAGAGCCTTTGTCGTGGTAGCTGAATGTGCGATGCCAGGAATGTCGGTTGAGGTTGTGGGCAAGTGTGCGGGCTTGCTGTATGGCTACTTGCGCAAGTTGCGGACATCCACGGGGATTGTCGGATGTGGCGTGCAGCGAGATATCACCGATGGCCATTATATCATCGCCAAACCCTATGGCTCGGTTGAATTCGTCGACAAGTATGCGTCCGCCGTGGCCTAAGGAAAATGGGGTGCCGGTAGTATTGAACGTCGCAGCTGTAACTCCGGCTGTCCAGATAACCATTTCGGAATATATTGATTCTCCGTCGGCAAAGGTCAAGGTGTTGTCGCTGTAGCTTTTCATCTGGCGCCCGAGTTGCACGTCGACCATCAGATGGCGCAATGCTTCGAGTGCATATGCCGATGCTTCGTTGCTCATTGTCTGCAACAATCGGTCAGAGCCTTCAGCCAGAGTGATTGTCATTTCGTCGGGGTTGATTGTAGGGTACTCCCTTTTTAAGAGGAAGCGCTTCATCTCTCCAAGCGCGCCGGCAATCTCAACACCTGTAGGGCCGCCTCCGATTACAGTGAAGCTGAGCAGACGCCGGCGCTTGTCGGCATCGTGGCATATGGCGGCCCGCTCAAATCGGTCGAGAATCTCATTGCGGCAACGCAGGGCTTCGGATGTGCGCTTTATCGTGAAAACGTATTTGTCGAGGTCGGCCATGCCAAAGAAGTTGTTGCGTGTGCCGGCTGCAATGACAAGCCTGTCATATGATATAGTCTCGTATTGGGTTGTGACAGTCTTTTTGTCCGTATCGATGCTTTTTACTTCGCCAAAATGGTATTCTGGCAGAGGTTTGAGTTTGCGCATCTCTCTGCGGAACGGGAAAGCTATGCTTGCCGGGTCGAGGCCCGCCGATGCAATCTGATAGAATAGGGGAGGAAAACTATGATAGTTGTTGCTGTCGATA containing:
- a CDS encoding NAD(P)/FAD-dependent oxidoreductase translates to MKQKLVVVGGGFAGIYLVKHINRRLYDVVLIDSNNYHSFPPLFYQIASAGLDPASIAFPFRREMRKLKPLPEYHFGEVKSIDTDKKTVTTQYETISYDRLVIAAGTRNNFFGMADLDKYVFTIKRTSEALRCRNEILDRFERAAICHDADKRRRLLSFTVIGGGPTGVEIAGALGEMKRFLLKREYPTINPDEMTITLAEGSDRLLQTMSNEASAYALEALRHLMVDVQLGRQMKSYSDNTLTFADGESIYSEMVIWTAGVTAATFNTTGTPFSLGHGGRILVDEFNRAIGFGDDIMAIGDISLHATSDNPRGCPQLAQVAIQQARTLAHNLNRHSWHRTFSYHDKGSMATIGRGRAVADLKRLHLKGWPAWMAWMFVHLISILGMRNKVAVLVNWIWAYFTYPTSLRLLIHPERYPLRHRWGES
- a CDS encoding carbon starvation protein A — its product is MITFLLCLSALIGAYFVYGKYLDRQAGIDREKPTPARRMADGVDYIRMPRWRTFLIQLLNIAGTGPIFGAILGACFGPVAFIWITLGGIFFGAMHDYMSGMMIVRGDGRSLPEIIGRYLGPGVRDFVRVFSIFLMVLVGAVFLLSPAQLLGTLVPSVPQTWWVGIILVYYVVATMLPVDKVIGKLYPIFGAALIMMALGLLGALLVGDYGIPEMTTFHNYQLDPHALPIIPAMFITIACGAISGFHATQSPMMARCVGNEKECRMVFYGAMISESVIALIWAAVAMAFFGGAGSLSRIMAENGNNPAWAVDVTSRGTLGAIGSVLAMLGVVAAPITSGDTAFRSARLMIADIFNIDQRPLVRRFMICLPLFAVGFGITLVDFGVLWRYFAWANQTLGTIVLWSIVVWLASRGRNYVVAMVPAVCMTYVITSFMFIGEQFLGMQNRVAAYALAGVATLLIAAVVIKRILPYLSKKRDLIVD